TCATCTGAGGAGGTGGAagtctttgtttcatttgctgAGGTTTGTCTCCCCCTGAAGGTGTGAAATATACTCTGCACCCCATGTTGGATAGAAAGATGTTTCAGGGTGTCGCTGGTGTTTCCACCCTGACTTGAAAATATCATTTTACACATTACAACTCGCCCCGCTGTCATCTTTCATCCCAGCTGAGTACTTTGTTGCTGTTAAAGCAAAAAATCTGTTGTTCTCTTTTTCACATATGACTATTGTTCATTGTTGGACTGTTGGAAAGACAAAGCAAGTAATTTGAAGGTGTCatcgattaatcaagaaaataatcacctgataacaatgaaaataaccatTTCTGCAGACCTTTTCAGTGTCATATTTCCATAGATCCATAAGTACATGCCTCTTTGTCATGAATAAGTATGGTTTATTCCACATATTTTAGTTCGAACAAGAGCTCAATTTTAGAAATTTAGCTTGTGTGTATTTGGAAACTTGCTATAATGCTTAAAATTTCAACAGTTACATTTTTAGTAAGTAGTGAGTGTGGTGTCAGAAGAGGTCAAATTGAGTGAACACAGTTGATAAAATCTTAAGATGCTTGGTTTAGactgaggctggctgcaggtgTTCAGGAGGCTCCACATGTTGTCTGTCTAGCTAACATAAAGGAGAGTTTTTGTATTGACTCGTGTGGAATCTGCAGCACTGTGCCGACTAGcagcacagaaatacacaccaCTGTCTTTTAATGTAAGATCAGAAATATTCAGGCTTGACTGTTTGGTGCCATCTCCATCAAAGCTGATCTTTCCTTTCACGTCGTTCTCAGGGTAAGGGAAGTTCCCATTCAGATATCCCAGGAGCTTCAGagatttctgtttgtcttgtttgtacCAGAGAATAACGTCATAGTTTGTTACAGTGTGTGAACACTTGATCCCACTGACAACAGATTCACCAGCTCTCCTAGAGATGAAAGGAGGTGTTTGGAGGACACTGTTGGTTTGAGAAGCACCTGTGGATAAAAGCAGAGAAGATTTTAAATATGAAAACCATAAGCTGTGTGATGTCTTGCTCTTTTTGTAATATTCTTGTTTCTCACCCATATTTCGTGGCAGATGAAGGcaacaaaatacaaacacaatgaaGATCATGTTCACCTAGTTTAGATTTGAGACTCTACTATCAGCTCAGCAGCTGTGGATGAGAGTGCGTCCCTGTTAATGACCAGGGGAGGTGTCAGAGAAGGGTGTACATCAAATCTTTAACTTCATCAGCAGCGAGGGGTTGTGGAGGTTGTTGCAGGTTGAATTCATTTGTTGTGGTCTGTTTCCCCCtgctgatgtgaaaaatactgCGAGTTGTGGAGCTGAAAGTCATTTTTTCATGTCacagatatttccaaaaagcTATGGCTGGATGTTATTTCagttcagtgctgcagtttgtgggaGACATGTCACATGATTTTGTCTTACACTGTTATTATTATGTCACTTTATGTCAAAAGGtgaatttttaaaatgaaataaagacgAGGAGCTCATGTTTGATAATGTGCCTGTTCTGAGGGTTGGAGTCTCAGCTGTGAGTGTAGTCAGAGATCGGGGAGCTTCAGGTGGGAGTGTCAGTCCCTCTGTGAGCTCCGCCGATCTTGTTAGCTGCTGAATCAAACCCACATGCTGAATCAAAGTGTAAGCGGGAGTAAACTTATGTGGTGCTTGAGGTCCCCCTGCAGTACATGAGATAATAGTTATGCTAACAGTGCAGtggggtttttgttcagctgttGAATGCATCTGTatcactgtgtttactgacagcacagaagtaCAAGCCTTTATCTTCTGCCACCAGATTCTTCACTTCCAGTGTCCCACGGTAAGCATCAGGTTTGGTGGCTGAGAATTTCTCTTTGCTGAAATTTCCAAACTCATGCTCTGTGTTGGTGGTTGATGTGAACACGATGAGTTTCATTGTTTCTCCTGGCCGCTGTCTGTACCAGTACATCTGGTAATAGTCAAAATTCTTTGTGTGGCTGCAGTTCATTGTGGCACTGTCACCTTTTTCCTTCCACACTATGTCAGTCTGGGTGACATCACTCCCATCAGTTAGACCTGTATGTGTGTAACAAAGGAGCACAAACCTTTAGAATCAACTAGTCTTTATATGTTTCCTTATTGTGTCACATAACTtccatttaaaatgataaacaaTTTCACCAAGTCAAAAACATTATCAAAAGACAGTTATTTATAACTTTTACTAATAAATTAAGCTGCACAGTAAATACCTGTCGTCCACAGCACAAAGAGCGATACTCTGAGGAGGCTTTGTGCAATGATGATAATGTCCATGTTCTGACACACAGCctcaaaaagacagacagatataaagagctgcaggtgggAGTGTCACTGTATGATGCGATCCTTTCAGCTTCTGTGTGCAAGGCTTTCAAAGGGTTGAAAATGGTACTGGGGGTCCCCCTACAGTCCGTCACTCTCACCTGCATGCATTATGATTCCAGTCAGTTTCATACAGTACATTGTGATGAGTGGTACCTCTGGACTGGCAGTACTCAACAGTGAAAAAAATTCACTGATCGAGTTTGGTTCTATTGTGAAACCACAcccaataaataaatgaataaatgaaataaaaccatttaaaaGATTTGTTTCTTATTTGACAGAAAATGGTTTCAGTCTCACAGTCTTACCTTTACGTTTTATACATACATTTTTGCGGAATTTgatttgtttcctctgttgtcttttcacTGAGTTTATTGGGACTGAGGTTCAAAATTTTGTAAAAAGATGGTTACAACAGGTCTCGATCAGAATGCCCTCATACAGGTAAAGAAACATATAAATTTCGTCCATGACAAGAGGCTGTGTGTCAACCTCCAACTGAGATACATGTTCTGAACGCGCTGTGGACATGACAAAGCACGCTCCTCAAACCTGAATAATATCAACAACTTGAAATAccttccaaaaatgtcctcgcTGTAAAGCATTCAGTCTTCAGTGTGGTCCAGTAGATGGCACTGTTTTCATACTTTTGAGAAATCTGGAGAttctgacagattttttttttttttttttttttttttaattgaatgacTGCTTCCTTATAGAAGAAGTAATCAACATGGTCAGTATTGAATGTCATGACATAGACTTTGAGCATTTGTGTCATatgtttcctctcttcctcactgtcagTTGAAGAAAAGGTTCAAATCTCAAacaggcagtcagtgctcataTGACGAGTTTGGACTCAGACTGTGTGTCAGGAGTTATTAGAAGCTGAATTTAAATGAAGCAGCGCAGTAGTTTACGTTTAGATTTAATTCTGCCCCCTGGTGTTTTAAAACCCAGCTCGTCCTCTGATCTCCTGGCTCGTCTTCCTTCTGCGGTTCCTGCAAGTCACAGTAGACCATATTGGATGAAATATTTATTCACACAGCTGTGGTTGGTTTTCACAGACATCCTACAAGTGTAGACAGTTCAGAGATATGTGAGATTTCCCAGACCAATAATGAACTGGAAGGCTGCTGCGTCTGTGCAGCAGGAAACCCAAATTCAAGAAAAGATTGGTGGTTGGTGGAAGTGGTCCGAGGGGGGCTCAGGAACAGCTGTTTTCTTCAACAGATATATTAAAATGCACAATTCAGTTTAATGTAATCAAGCTCAGATCCAATATGGCATTTAACTTCAAATCTGATAGatcacaaaatgacaacaatgacaaaagtttttaaaaatcatcGCAAATGACTGAACCATCATCTAAGAGATTTCAGTTTTATGAAAAGTCACTGAAGATCTTTACCCGCATGACTCAACAGTATGTTTATTTACACATATGACAATCACATCAAGTGGTGGTGACACAAACGAGCATTTCTGGAACATCTCCAAAACCTGTCTGTAGCTGAACCCAATGGAACGAATGAGCTTCGTCACAATTTCATAAGGTTTTCAGTGACTTTGTGATCTGCATCACAGAGTTCAGCTCTCACAATaaactttgaaaacaaattaaGTTTTAGTCTCCATGACCTAAGTCAAGAAAATGAAGAGCTTTGCAGTGTTGCAGACTTTCCTCACTTTTTCACTGTTTGGAAGTGTCTCCTTTTCTGTCCCTCAAAAGGCTCCATCTCTTTACAAAATAACAATACAATGGTTACAAAATGCCACAAAACATGTAGTATAAATATCAATCACTTTACACTTTCAGTTCTCATAATCAGAAGAATGTTGGTGGAAAACCAAGTGAACTGACAGCATGCCAGCTTCTTcaagacacacacgcagtctgTGCTTTGACTCTCTGCCGCCCTCCATCTGAAACAACAGTTTGGACGTGAACAGCAGGGaggttaaagggtcagttcGCCCAAATTACGGATTGGATTTTCATTTATGGTGCGGTGCGTATTCACTGTGCTATGAGTGTAACGGCTTGGTAGTCTTTTCTGCTCGCCTGTATATTACTTTCCACTCTGTCGTGGACATTGCAGCGTTCATCATTATAGATGagccctcttcctccttgtgCATGCTCTAACCGGGCACCACCCCTCGCCTAAACCAAACTGGAGTATTTCCAGTCAGTGAGAACATTTCTGAcaaatgtgctacatgtgtgaaaggacAACTCTGGACCACATCTGGACCGGATTCTGCAGACACTGTCCAGAGTTCATGTGTGAAAACGACTTTAGTGTCTCTGTGATATGTTTGGAACAGGCGGTGTGATATCCAGCTGCCAGGTCACCTGATTTGGGCAGCAGCGCTGTTTACCATGTTCTCACGTGATCTGACAGCGACAGTTAGAGGTGATAATGCACCTCTGTTGCATCGCTGTCATTCTCATTTGGAGCCTCAGAGCttccattttgaaagaaagttaGTTTTACTGATATAAATACAAACTATTTGGTTACATGCGACTAATATTTGTTAAAACGTCTATTTAAATGGAGTGAACTGACCCGTTTAACAGCATGAGCATGGCCAGATTCAGTCAGGGTGGAAAGGCTGGTCAGGTGAAAGTGTGGAATCGGGTCTTATTGTGCAAAGGAATGCCCTCTGCCCCTCTGAACTCCTCTGCGATGTCATCAAAAGTGCGACCCTTCGTCTCCGGGAGGCGAATCCAGGTGAAGGCAAAGGCGACAAGAGCCACAGCCATGAAGAGGAGGTAGACGTAGGCACCGCAGACTTTCTGTGTGGGCCGGAGAGACATGCAGGGGTATTAGTTTTATTGGGGCACTCCATCTCTTTAACCAACAATGGTCTGTTCAGATCAAACCATTTTGAGGAAGTTCTGGCAACATAATTATGTGAACAACACACTCTCATAAAGAAGAGTAACGTTCACAGGATAGTAAGGAAGGAAAACACGAAAggctttaaaacacattttcacacaaaacgGTTAGCTGCCATCTCTGCAGCACTAGATCGAACAAACGCTTCCATGGTTAACTGTTAATTTAATTACTATTATTTCAACCTGATTTTAAAGGATTTAGCAatactttatatatatttaacatCTCCACAATGTCTGTTTTACAGTATACTTTTGTATAAAACAGATTGAACAGATTTATAGCCTGAATTTAACAGCCGTGTCTCCAAGGTGCAAGGAAACTTGCAAAAGCAAACAAGGAATCTACCTCCAAAGTTTCCCCTGAAGTTTAACTCACTCATACAGCCTGCAGGCCAACAGCATAAACCCACCAGTAATGGGGGAAAGAGGAGTGCCAGAACAAACTTCCCTCCCCAGTTCAGCATGCTGGTGAAGGCCATAGCAATGGGTCTGCTAGGCTGGTCGAACAGCTCAGCGGCGATGAACCAGGAGATGGGGCCAGGGCCCAGCTCGTAGGCCGAAATCAGACAGAAAACCAGCAGGACCTGCAGGCTCCTCAACTCTGGGACCAGGTGCTGCACAGTGGATGGACAAATTTGTCTTTTAAGGGTTCAGCGAAATGGGGCTTTCATTATAACCCTCATTGTTTTAAAATCTAATCTCATGTCTCCTGATCTTACCAGGACAGAATCCACTATGGTCATGAGTAAGTTGCACACTGCTATGGAGATGAAACCAGTCAGGAGcagcctcctccttcctgcCCTTTCCATCAGGAAGAActtgaaaggaaaaacaaacatgtttgccACTCTGCCCacatttttatctctttttgAAACAAGAATGCAACATTatcctgctgtggctgaagtTGTTGAATCATTCATGAGGAAATGGAGACCACTCTGTTATCTTTGATTTTGGTCCAGTTTGTCGATGAAATATGACACAActtgtattttttaaattaatttaacGTTTACTGATAAGACTGTGTAGATTATATTGAGCAGCCAATATAATAATTCCATTAATAgtatttttaattattaataaaACCACATTTAAGGCAAATCAGGAGCTGAAATGTAAAAGTTATCACTCGACTTTGTACTCACTGCCACCAAAGTGAAGGTCACATTGACAGCCCCCACGCCCAGAGTCAGGTATTTGGCCTGGTCAAACTTGGCCTGGAACATTCGGGTGGAATAATTGATGATCTGGAAGAAAAGAGCAGGGATTTCTTGTAGCTTAGTGGGTTACTGGGACGTCGTTCTGTGTTTTTAGGAACAGGGGTATTGTCTTGACACACTGCCCCAGAATCTGAGCAGGAGCCAGCTGAGCCTGAATAATTTATTGAGCAAATATTGCAGTGCTGTAAAATATTCATCACGCTCTGAGGGAGCCACACTCTTAGAAAATCATTGTTTTATCACCGAAGAGGCAGTGATACAAGACTGACCGCATTGAATCCGGACAGCTGGCTGCCCAGGTTGATGATGAGGACGATGATGATTGGCTGCTTGTAGCGGCGCTTCTTGAAGAACTCATGGATGGTGACTCCGGTCTGAGTGTGGGCGGcctcttccttcatctcttccAGCTCAGCGAGCACCTTGTCTGCActgcctctcagcctcagcAGGGCTGCGGGGTTAAAACGGCGTCTTCTTTTAACGGGCTGTTGTGGTATATCCACAAAGCCGAGATAACAGAGTGCATTAAAAGCATTTCTACTCTTTGAATCCTGGAAGTCAGCCATGAATCTAAAACCTTCCGCTCATCTCTAATAATATCTCAGCAGGCTGGAGGGTCTCAAGACAGATGCTGTTTTATGCTCCATAGATTGTAAAGCCCCCTGAAGCCAACTGTGATTTTCAATATtgggctatacaaataaaattgaccAGACGGAATCTGTCTGTGCAGCGCTGTAGGACATCTTTTATATATCTCCAGCTTAatgataaaatggaaataacGTCATGTGAAAGGTGCAGTCAGTGGGACCCACCAGCTTCTGccttgctctcctctccctggtTGATGAGCAGGTAGCGAGGGCTCTCAGGACAGAAAGGCAGGACCAGGTACTGCGTGACGGCTGGGATAAGAGACAGGGACAGCATCATGGCCCAGTCATGCTCTGTACCCAGCACTGTCTCCAGACCAGCCACCTGCAGCAACAAATACAGGAGCCttgtttgattgtttctaatATGATGTGTCATTCTTATATCAAATAcatacagagacaaaaagaagagagacaCTAACTGACTTGATGCTGTCATACTATCATACTGTTATTAAAAGTACATTCAGTGCATAATGGAGGACATAAGAAATTACAGAATTCCTAAAAATGACTGTTCTTTATCCAACCCTGAGGATTTCCAGCACAGCCCTCACCATTCCCACCAGGATGCCCAAGGCGAAGGACACCTGGTTGAGGGTTGCAAAGGCCCCTCTCAGGTTTGTGGGGGACACTTCCTGGATGTATAGCGGATTAAGACTCATCACCAGGCCGCAGAAGAGGCCGAACACCAACCGGCCCAGGATGAGGACCTCGAATGACTTGCTGGCTTTGGAGGCGGACATCAGACACGCTCCCACCACAGAGAGGCAGTTCACTATGAGGATGGAGTTACGTCtgaggggaagaagagagagatgaaaaaaaaaaacaatgatgatGGAAATTTATAACTTagaaataactttttttttttttttttggccttttttacCTTCCGTAAGAATCTGCCAGGTATTTGACTCCCAGCGAGCCCAGCAAGGCTCCAAAGTCCTTAATGCTGACAGAGAGCGACCACAGGAGAGTCAGGCTGTGATCTGGCATCGACTGGTTGTGCCTGGCTCTCCAGGTGTGGTTGAAAAACTCCTCGATGATCTAAACAGATGTAAAAGCAAAGAGACGAGCACATCAGGAAGGATGGCTTCAAATGACTTCATTAAAACCTGAATCGTTCCTTGTGAAACAGATGTTAGTGATGAAATCAAACAAGATTGATCACAAAATTTAACTCCGCCATCTAAGTGACTTTTACTGCCAGCATCAGTCATCTTTTCTGGGTGAAGTATCGTGAGGAATGTCGAAAACAACAGTGTGGATTCCTTAAAGGTGAAATCTGAAGAGCTGCCTCAGTTGCAAGCGTTTAGCGCAGTCTAACTGTGAAAAAGCGAAACCCTGCCAAGCCAGCGGAGCCAGGCCTGGAGCCGAGCCGCAGGGTTTCAGGGGATTGTTAagtttattcagtgttttattgagGCTGTGAGATACTTGTTTGATGGTCAGACGGTTTTCCAGCCTCCCCCTCTGCATGATATTTTGTGTTGATATTGGCTTTATTCAGAGTATCAGTATTGTTTGAACGACGGTTTCTCTGCGAGGACACTTTGTGGCCTTCCTGCAAATTCTTGTACAATAGATCCGCATTTTTAAACACATTATTTCAAATGAAGTGATTTGTTTGTTGAGAAAGTGAAAATAGTGGAATTTGAAGACAGTGAAGATCAGGAACCGTGAAGCTGGTGGTATCAGTATCGACCAGCGTGAGCCGGCTCACCCTGGCTGGAGCGTTGACGTTACCGGTGTGGTACCCGATCTGCAGGGAGCCGAGCACCGCTGCCAGGATGGAGGTCAGGAGCGTGGCAGTCAGATGGCTCTGAAACAGGGACATTTATTTCTTTACCTTGTCACTTATATAAGATAATGGATGActttttgctcctttttatGAGCACAACAAATATTTCATAATGTAACTCAGGAGCTCGGTGACTCACCTCACTCACCCCTCGAGGTTTTCCAAACATAAGCAACACTATGACTATTTGTAACGGTCAAGGATGACAGAAACCACAGTATTTTCACACTTTGGCAAGATTTATGATTTGAACTACCACAAGTGAGTGTTAGTGCTGCTtctgtcagactgtgtttgtttgtagaaaaagagccaaagcaaacaaaccTCCTGAGACGCCATTTTCTTTGGATGAGACAACGACTCACTCCTTCAAGATGTTGTTGCATTTATCTTCTTGACTTGACTTCCTCTGCTGTAGAAACCCCACATTATGCCTGAGTTACAACTTACCACTAGCATAGCATTTTGTAATTTATGTGACATTGTACATATAGCAAGGAGAGACAttatattaaataataaaattaatattttttccacacagacaaatatgctttttttcccctgtggtGTTCGTTTTCActttataaaatatataattttatGATCTCCCAGCAGCATTAAATCATGACTTGcacattcattttcttaaatccaggcagagagagatgtcaaGAAATGTGGCATGTACAGAATCCAATAAATCAGTGAAATTATATACTTGCAACATAacgtttttgtttattttcagtttagtttcagCTAACTTACCTGTGCTGTGCAGAAAAGCAGATGGCTCGTCTTGTGGGATATATAAACCACAAAAAAGTGAGGAGAATAAAGTAACAGTACGAAGTGACACCTTTACCGGCTGTTTACAGACGATGCAGCGTGCAGAAAAGACTTCATATCCGTTATCTCCACCGACGTCAGCTTCTGTATCAACATACACTTTCCTTCATGTTCTCACCCCCGTTCCTGAGTGTCCTACGTTGATCCCGTCTTCATCCCTGAGTTTCAGATAGGAATGTGTAAATTTTCCTGAGTGAACACACCACTATTGgaaactgtacacacacacacacacacacacacacacacacacacacacacacacaaacacacacacgcagtggaCCAGTGAGTCCGGTGATGAAGTCACACCCAGCTGGTGAATTTGGGGCAGTCCTGACAGAATGGCAGCTGTGGGCCTCCTCTGGTTCTCATGGACCAGCTGATCGACCTCCTGAACCTTATCTGACTGAGGATCAGTTTATCTGCTGCACCCAAACCTCAAAATAACTGTGCTGGACACAACACAACTGGTCCCAGGTCAGGGCTCAAAGGCGACTCGATTCCATTTGGAGCACTGAGTTGGCACAGCCACATgctttaggtgtgtgtgtgtgtgcatgtgtgtgtgtgtgtgtcctgtgatgATGTTCactgaaatggaaaattaaagCGGGATGTCTTTCTAGGaaccaaaaaatgttttcagattgaactgtgcatttctttttttttttttttaattattccaACTGATACTGAGATTAACCCAAGAAAAACAGTTTTGCATTTCTGAACCTTATGCCGCAGTTtataatcacattttttaaaagatgaaaaaagttAACCTCGAAAAGCCACTTTGTTACCGAGTAACAGTTAAATAACCAACATTAGTGTAATTGTCTGGGTTTCTCTCGCTATAGTGTTTCCTAAAGAGCAGTTCTGCTCTGCTTGATACATAATTAAACACCACTGACTGCTTTTTCTGTCTAGGAATCCTCTCATATGTGAGTAAATTGTGGTAGATGCTTGTGCAAGGTAAAAGCTGTTATGACGGAGTCTGCTGAACACATCTTGTAGCTGCGTGGGAGTATTAAAGAAAAATAGTTGCATCtaatgaaggaaaataaatctTCATCCAGTTTCCCTCCTCAGCTAGAAAAGCCTACTTGCTGCATAATGTAATGAATATAGTCTTTAGAGAAATGAAATAGTAGCTACAAAGATAAACTGGATGTAAATGGCAGCAGACTTAATTGCACATTGTGGGTCAGGATTTGCTGACTGAGGCAGAGACACTGTGTGGCGCTTTCAAGGATGGTCTTTAAAGGCAACACCCATCACACAATGCTGTGACAATTTAGAGCCTCAAGGATTTAACAGACAGTACCAGGATGAagtatacgtgtgtgtgcgtgcaccctcctcctcgtcctctaACAGTCCTAATACTGGCCTAAAATGCTCCCagctatctgtctgcctgtctgcctacATGGAAACTCTGGATGCATCAGTTTCCAACATCTGTCAGTCCATCCTGGAGCTCTGACAGAAGCACCATGCACTTATTAGAGTAATCCCAAAACCAGACTGATCCTGATCAAAGGGATAAAATGAGCGAAGATCACATGAGGAGGAGCGATGGAGCTTTAAGGGCTGAGggctgtgtttttatgtttgtataATCTGGTCATTCCTGTTCATTATAGTACCAGTGATTGTCTGTGATTATGTTTGTGCTCGCATGTGTTTGCGTGTAAATTAATGTGTGAGCCTGTGGgtgttttgagtttgtgtgttcactatattttaatgaatgtttGTTCCAATAGTGTAACCATATAGCACACTTAAGCTTTCCTATTTTTCCCACCTCTGAAGGGAAATATCTAAAATTTTAAGTCTCATTACTTCAGTTTTGTGGTTTTCATGCTTTAGTTTGAGAGCTGATGAATGCCTTATTGGCACGTCCTTTGTTCATTTCTTCACATCAGTGAAATTTAATCTAATCCAGCCTTATTGACTGTTACACAAGTGTGCGTTTTTGTTTTtcgtgcatgtttgcatgtgcagacatgtatactgtatgtgtgcatatgaggCATTTCCACCAGTAAATACAGGTTATAAGTGATtctgcaaaatgaaatcatgatgttaggcacacacacacacacacctgcctcttGAACAAATCCAAATGGGCAGTGAGTGTTTTTCACTGCCGAGCTGCACAAGCCAAATGAATAAAAGTATGGAGAAGAAAGACGAACTTAATCATAATGTCGAGTGAGGAAACATTCCCCTGCCTCGCCGCAAACCACATCAtttgtgcatgaaaataatttttATCATAAAACTTAAgtaaaatatgtacaaataaATATGAAGTGGCCCCTGAGGCCTGGAGGTGATGAAAAGCAGATAACTCCAATTCGCAGAAAAACCTGCGCTGCACTGACTCATACAGTATGAGACATACTTGAGTTGTgttgaagacagaaaacaaaagacctCCCATAAAACTGCACTCTTAAAAACTCTGCTAGTTTCACATTTCAAATCTTTATTCCTTATTAATTTTGTAAATTATGCACTGCTACGTTCCAAACTGCTGATCGATGTCATCATTTTCATATACTGGATATCTCATATTTTGTACtctgtgtgatttattttcagaCCTTTGAGAACACAAGATATTGTGCTTTTAAATCACCTTCAAGAAAATACAGTCTGTCCGCAGTCCAAAGTAAATGAGAAAAAGACCCTTTTTCTACAACTGGAATTCTCTAACTTCACTGAAGGTAAACTGGGATTTAGTACTGAATGTACTTGCCCCTTGCTTACACTCATTCTGTATTTACGATGGAAATCTACCCACAAAACCACCCTGATGTCACAGGACTATGTTTAACACCAATCTGTAGTGCCCCGAGCACAGAACAGCAAGTACGAGCACACAACAAAAGAGGGGAAAGAACAGTTAGCATTAGGGGGTAAAATGCGTTGTTCACCTGCAAGCTCTGTTCCTGCAGCTGAGTTCTCAATCAGCGTGTGGGTACGCCTGTCTGgaacatgacctctgacccctgagcCCTGGCCTCCCGGCAGGCAACCCCCTGACCCTGTGCTCAGGCTGCTGGgcaggtgctgctgcagagggcaTCAAGCACAAATGGTACACTGCGCGCACCGTCATCCCCCCACCGCTAATGTTTGGCTATTGCACAAGCTAATGGCTTCTCTAATTACCTGTAATGGTGTTTTTGATCTGTTTCTAAGTGTTTCAATGcacacaaaggagaaaaaacactaCACAAAATTACTCATCAGCTGAACATGTGGTAAAATAATAGGTTGCCGTGTTGGGCTGTCTCCTGCATGCACAGATCGCACATATTTCACTGTGATGTTAATTAAAGATTTTTAGTGAATGAGAACTGGCTCTTCTATAGCTAGACATGCTGAATCAGACTATTTTTTTTGTAAGTGGTAAACCATTTTTAGGAGTAAAATCTGTGAGTACCATCAAATTATTCACACATTGGTAGCTGAGTAGCaccaaatgtcagaaaacacaagTTCTAAACTTCCTGAAACAACATCATGCAGCACCTGTACTGCCCACACATCACTTTCAAAACCCCAAATTCCAGTCG
This window of the Chaetodon auriga isolate fChaAug3 chromosome 14, fChaAug3.hap1, whole genome shotgun sequence genome carries:
- the slc2a1c gene encoding solute carrier family 2, facilitated glucose transporter member 1 gives rise to the protein MASQESHLTATLLTSILAAVLGSLQIGYHTGNVNAPARIIEEFFNHTWRARHNQSMPDHSLTLLWSLSVSIKDFGALLGSLGVKYLADSYGRRNSILIVNCLSVVGACLMSASKASKSFEVLILGRLVFGLFCGLVMSLNPLYIQEVSPTNLRGAFATLNQVSFALGILVGMVAGLETVLGTEHDWAMMLSLSLIPAVTQYLVLPFCPESPRYLLINQGEESKAEAALLRLRGSADKVLAELEEMKEEAAHTQTGVTIHEFFKKRRYKQPIIIVLIINLGSQLSGFNAIINYSTRMFQAKFDQAKYLTLGVGAVNVTFTLVAFFLMERAGRRRLLLTGFISIAVCNLLMTIVDSVLHLVPELRSLQVLLVFCLISAYELGPGPISWFIAAELFDQPSRPIAMAFTSMLNWGGKFVLALLFPPLLKVCGAYVYLLFMAVALVAFAFTWIRLPETKGRTFDDIAEEFRGAEGIPLHNKTRFHTFT